Genomic segment of Deinococcus planocerae:
GGGAGGAGGATGGTCCGGCACGGGCGTTTCTTGGACGTTACCGGAGCACCGAAGGGCCCAGCGACACACGGCGGACTGGGACCGCGCTTCCCGAACGCGACGAGGTCTCCCAGCCGGCCCTGCCGGTCGGTGGCAGGTCGGGGTAACGTGTGGGCACGGGACAGCTCGGCATCCGGTGGGCTGGCCCGGCGTCCCCTCCGTCCCGCCCTCGCCCCTGGAGGTCCACCGGTGGCCGGCGCAGGCACCCACGAGCCAGACAGCCTCTTTCGGCAACTCCTCGACGGTCTCCCCGACCCGGTCCTCGCGCTGGACCCTGGTGGGCGCGCCGTCTACGTCAATCCGCCCGCCGCCCGGCTGCTCGGGTACGGGCGTTCCGTCCTGCCCGAGCGCCCCGTGTGGGAGGCGTTCCCGGCTGTCCTCGGCCCGGGGTTCGAGACGCTGATCCGCCGCGCCCTTAGGGAGCGGGCGGACCTGCTGGACGAGGAGTATGCCCCGGGGCCGGGCGCCTGGCTGGAGGTGCGCGTTTCACCCTCTCCCTCGGGCCTCCTCGTCATCTGCCGGGACGTGACCTCACGCCGGCAGGCCGAGGCACACGCGGCTGATTTGGGGGCCCTCACGCTGGCGCTCTCCGAGGCGGTCGAGGAGGCGGAAGTGGCCCGGGCCCTGGCGCGTCACGTTCCAGCCGCCCTGGGTGCCGACCTCGCGGTCCTCGCGCTCCTGACGGCGAAGAACACCGAATTCCGCCTGCTGCGTTCCCCGGAGGGCCCTGACGAAGGGCCACAAGAGGACACGTGGCCGCTGGAGGCGGGTTCGCCCCTCGCGGACCTCATCCGGGAGGGCGCCGTCTTGCCGGGTCAGGACGTGGAGTGGTCCCCGGTCGCGGAGTTCGTGCGGACGCTGGCGCCCGGGCGGCCTGTTCCCGGGGGGCTCACCGCGCTGCCCCTGTCCGCCGGGGGCCACGCGCTGGGCGCCCTGTTCCTGGGGTTTCCGGCGGGCCGGGCTCTCCCGGCCGAGAAGCGCTCCCTGCTGCTGAGTGTCGCCGGGCAGTGTGCCCTGGCGCTGGAGCGCGCGCGGCTGCTGGGTGCCGAGCGGCGGGCCCGGCAACGGCTGGAGGCGCTTGCGGCGGCCGGACTGGTGCTCGCCTCGTCCCTGGACGAACGCACGACGCTAGGGAATGTCGCCCGGGTGGTGGTGGAGCACCTCGCCGACTGGGTGATGGTGGACCTCCTCGACGAGCAGGGGAGACTGCGCCGCGTCGCCGCCGCCCACCACGACCCGGAGAAGGACCCGCTCGCTCAGCGCCTATTGCGCTGGCAACCCCAGCCCGAAGTGCCCAACCCGGTGACGGAAGTGCTCCGCACCGGGCAGCCCCGCCTGATCGACCACGTGCCCGACGAGCTGGTGGTGCGCGGCAAATACGACGACGAGCACCTCGAGCTGGTGCGGTCCCTCACCCCGCGGGCATTGATGGTGGTGCCCCTGACCGTGCAGACCCGGGTCATCGGCGCGCTCACCCTGGTGCGCGCCTGGCCGGGCGCGCACTACGGAGAGGAGGACCTGACCTTCGCCGCGGAACTCGCCCGCCGCGCGGCGGTGGCGGTGGATCAGGCGCAGACCCACGCGCGGCTCGCGCGCCGCGAGGGGCAGCTCCGCCGGATCGCGGAGGCGAACATCATCGGCATCCTGCGGGTGGTGGAGGGCGAGATCGTCGAGGCGAACGATGCCTTCCTAGACATGCTGGGCTACACCCGGGAGGACCTCCGGGCCGGTCGCCTGCGCTGGCGTGACCTGACCCCGCCGGAGCTGCACCCGCCGAGCGAGCAGGCCGAGGAGGATGTGCGGCGCACGGGCGTCGTCCGCCCCTTCGAGAAGGAGTACCTGGCGCGCGACGGGCGCCGGGTGCCCGTGCTGGTGGGGGCGGCCCGGCTGGACGAGGAGGAGGGCCCCGGGCACATGACCTTTGTGCTGGACCTCAGCGAACTCGCCTCCCTGAAACGCGCCCAGGCCGAGCGGGAGGCGCTGCTCGAACAGCAGGCCGCCGAGCGGGCACGCTACGAGGCGGTCTTGCAGCAGCAGCCGGTGGGGGCGCTCGTCGTGGACGCGGGGAGCGGGCGGGTGCAGTTCGCCAACCGGCGTTTCGAGGAGCTGCTGGGGGTAGAGGTGCAGCCGGGTGTGGCGGCCCAGGCCGTCCTGCGCCACCTGCTCGACTCGGAGGGACGACCGCTGGACGGGCATTCACTCCTCGACGAGGCGCTGCGGCGGGGCCGAGCTACCGTGGACCAGGACCTGCGGGTCGTGCGGGAAGGTGGACAGCGGCCCGTCTGGGCGAGCGCGGCCCCGGTCCGCAACCGGCTGGGGGTCATCCTCTACGCCGTGCTGACCCTCGACGAGACCGAGGAACGCTGGGAGCGCCTGCTGCCCGCGCTGGCCGGGCAGCAGGCCCCGGAGGAGGCTTCTCAGGGTCCAGTCACCCCGGAGATCTTCGTGCGCGTGGTGGGGCGCCAGCTTGCCTCCCTGGGCCACGCCCCGCTGGAGGGTCGCCTAGTCGCGCTGCTGCTGCTCAGCGCCGGGGGGCTGACCCTCACGGGGGCGGCGGAGCGGCTGCACGCCACCAAGGGCGCCCTGTCGCGGGTGATGAACGAGCTGCTCGCCCGCGGGGACGTGGTGGTGACCCGCGAGCCGTCCTCCCGGGAGTACCACCTGGAGCTGAGCAACGGGACGTACCTGCGGGACCTGCTCGAGAAGCGCGCGCTCAGCCTCTCCATCGCGTCGCTGGGGTACGCCCTGCTGCGGGACCAGCCTGATCTCGACGCGGTGGTCGCGCGGCGGGTGCGCGAGATGGCCGACATCCGCACCCGCAACGCCCTGCATCTGTCTCGCCTGCTGGAAGCCCGGCGAAGCGCGCAGCGCCAGGCCCGCCAGACCCACCTGGAGGGCAACTGGGACGCCGTGCCGCCCCGGGACGAGCGGTAGGCCGGGGAAGAGCCTTGCGTCCGTCGTTGCCTGCCACGGTAACGGTCGCCGCAGGCTGGGGGGAGTGGGCCCACACCCGGCGCCTCCCCGCGTTTCAGCCGGGTTCCGGGCCTTCGCCGCCCACCACAGATGGCCCCAGGCATCCGGTCGGGTTGCGGGATGTGGCAACCATCCTGAACTTTCCGTAAAGCCGCCTAGGGTGGGGGTGTACCCGTTCAATCCGCGTGCCGTAGCTCAGGAGATTCAGGAGAACAGCCATGACGCACCTGCAACTCTTCACCCTGGGACAGACGAGCGCCACCCTGGACGGCCAGCCCGTCCACTGGGGGTCGAGTTCCGCCGAGCGCCTCCTGCACGACCTGCTGTCCCACCCCGAGGGGCGGCGCCGCGATGAGATTCTGGAGGACCTCTGGCAGACGGACCTCAACGAGCAAAGCGCGAGCCGCTTCCGGGTGACGGTGCACCGCCTGCGCCGGGCGCTGGAGAGTCCGGACGCCGTGAGCGAGCAGCATGGCCGCTACGTGCTCTCCGATGAGGTCTTGCAGGCGTCGGACGTGTACCGGCTGTACGCTGCGCTGCGTGAGGGAGAGCAGGCGGACGACGAAAAGACGTGCCTGCACGCCTACGAACGGGTCCTGGACATCTACCGGGGGGACTTCCTGGAGGGGTGCGAGGACGACTGGGCGGTGCGGGCCCGCGAGGAACACCGGGGCGTGTACGTGCGCGCCTGCCTCGAACTTTCCGCGCTGCACTGTGAGCACCACGAGTGCGCCGCCTCCGTGGAGACCCTCTCGGGCGCGCTGCGTGCAGACCCCTACTTGGGCGAGAACCACCACCAGCGCCTGATGGGCTGCCTCTCGACCGCCTCTGACAAGTACGCCGCCGTGGAGCACTACCGCCGCTTCGTGCGTTTCCTGCGCGACGAACTGCAAGACACGCCGCTCCCCGAGACGACCGAGCTGGCCGGGCGCATCAAGCTCGGCGAGCACGTCTGCCCGCGCCTGGAGGGCCACCCCCCCGGCCAGACCTCCTCCTGCCCCTTCGCCCGGCAGGGGAGGTGCCCGGACCGCTTCATCGCGCTGGAAGTTCAGCCGCCCGCCCTCACCGCGCCCACGGCTCAGGCCTTCCCGGCGCCCGCGCGCTGAGATTCCTCGGCGCCGGAGGGAATTCGGGCCCGCCGGCCCAGTGAGCCGCGTGTGGCGGCGATCACGGCCAGCGGCGCCACCCACGCGAGGGCCGCCGAGCGCCCGGACCCCGTCCCCGAGGCCACGAAGCTGCTCGTCAGGGCGACCGACGAGTGAAACAGCAGGGCGAGGAGCAGGCTGCCCCGCGTGCCGTTCCACACCCAGGTGAACAGCACGCTCGCCGCCACCGTACCGAGGACCGTCCAGCCGAAGGGGGTGTGTTCCAGCGGGTGGCCCGGGGTGCTGTGGTAAGGCCAGTGCCACACGCCCCACACGGCTCCGAGGAGCAGGCTCGCGGGCAGCGCCCCCCACCTCGCCTGCATCCGGGGCAGCGCGAAGGCCCGCCAGCCGACCTCCTCGCCCATCGAGCTGCCCAGGAACGTCTGCTGGACGAACAGGAGGGGCAGCAGCGGCCAGGGCCACAGCGGCGCGGCCACGTCCGGGAGGGCTTGCAGGATCGGGGGGTGCGCCCAGTCCGGCCACCCTTGCCCGAGCAGGACCGAGACGCCGGAGGTGACGAGCGACAGCGCGGGCGGGTACAACAGCACGAAGGCGTACCAGCGGGCGGACAGGCGCCAGCGCCACAGGCCGGAGAAGAGGGGGCCCGCCCCACCGTTCATGACCCGCGCGGTGAGGACGGCGGCGAGCAGCGGCCCGAAGACCGCGACGAGGTTGGCGAGGGCGGCGGGCGGGGCCGCGGCGATCACCCCGCGCGCCGCGAGGTTGACGGGCACCCACGCGCCCCACGAGATCAGGAACGTCAGCGTGAAGAACGTCGCCAGCGCGCGTCCGGGCCGCCTCGAAGACGGGATGGAGAGCGGGCGGTCCATCGGTCGATCTCCTCAGGCGCGGCGCCGCCCGGCCCGTGCCCCGGGGGCGGGGAAGCGTCCCGGGAAGGGAACGCGCAGGCAAAAGCCTCCGGGCGCCGGGACCTGCCGCGCCACGGCCCCCGGCGCGACGATCTGCACGGCGATGCCCCCCGGGGCGACGTGCTGCACGGCCACCCCACCCGGCGCCACGAACTGCACGCCGACAGCGAAGAGGGCCACCGCCTGCACGGACAGCGCCCCGGGGAGGGTGAGTTGCACGCCGACGGCGGTGGGAGCGAGCGCCTGGGCGGCCAGGGTTCCGGGCGGTAAGGCCTGCGCGCCCATCGCGGTTGGGGCAAGCGCCTGCGCGGCCAGCCCGGCGGGGGAGAGGCTCTGCCCCCCCACGCCGATGGGCGCGAGCGCCTGCCAGGCGGCCGTCATGGAGGGCGCCTCCTGCACGCCCACCACGCCGATGCCGACGGCCTGCCGCCGACCGTCCCGCACGAGGCGCTGCTCCTGGGTCAGCCAGCGGGTAAAGCCCTCGAAGCGGGAGCGCCACGTCCGCCCCGTCCGTCTTGCCGAAGTCCTGGTCACAGGTCGAGGGTGTGGCCTGGCGGTTACCGGGCCGTTACCGCGGCGCCTCTCACGCCGACGACACGGGCCGCCCCACCCCACGCCACACGTCGAGCAGCGAGCGCGAGAAGGCGTGGCGGCGGAGCAGCAGCAGGGCGAGGGCGAAGGCGAGGTTGCCGCTCGTCAGCACGCCCAGCGGAACGATGGCGAGCGCGAACAGGGCCCCGAGGAGGGCTCCCCGGCGCACGCTCGCGGTTCTCCCCAGCAGGGCCACGCCCCCCCCCGCCTCGAACACGGCGAGGGCGAACACAAAGGCCGCCGGGGCGAGACCCATTACCGAGTGGAAGAACCAGGCGTAGAGGGGCACGGGGGAACTGCCCCCGAAGGTCACGTACGAGCCGGGGTCCGTCACCCCCACGTACACGTTCACCGCCGACATGGCGAGCATGAAGAGGGCCAGGACGGACCGCGCGACCTGCGGCCGGAGCAGACTCAGCGCGGCCAGCAGGAGCGCGAACAGCCACCAGATCACCGCGGGCGTGAGCATGACCATCACCTCGTTTCCGCCCCAGGGGCGGTTTGCGAGTTCCCCGGACGGCGCGGCGGCTCCTCTCCGGCTGCGGCCTGGTCCGCCGGAACCGACGACTGGCCGACCCCCTCCGCCCGCCGACGCAGGCCCAGCAGCATGCCCCGGTCCATGATGAACTGGGCCGCCTCGGTGACGCGCCACAGGAGGACGTTGCCGGGGGTGAGCGGGTAGGCGAAACGCGAGCGCATGACCAGCCGGGTGATGTGGTTGTTCGGCGCGTCCAGCACGAACGCCCAACTGTGGACGGGGGCGTCGGGCGGCCCGCCGAGCAAAACCAGCGTGCGCGGCGCCTCCAGCCGGGCCACCCGCCACCCGGCCTCCTTGCCGAACCGCTCGGGCGCCTGCCGGACGAAGTCCCCCACCCGCAGGGTCTGGAGCCGGGGCTCGATCTGCTCGGCGTTGTGGATGTCGAGCCCGAAGAGCCTCTCCAGCCGGGTCGAGCTGTGGAAGCCCCCCCGGCCCTGCCCGATCTGGACGAGCCAGGCCCAGACCCGGGGGCGGGGCACGTGGACGGTGACCGCCCGGGTGGACCCCATCCGGGGGCGCGGCACGAACTCGTCCCCGGGGAGCGGGCGCCGTACCTCCCCGCGGGTGGCTCCCCAGCGCAGATGCCACGGGCGCACGGCGAGCGTGTATACCGCCGTCATGGCCGCCCCCGCATTGAGGGCGGCCACCCCCGCGGTCTGGAGGGCGGAGCGGCGGACGGGTGGGGCGGACTTGCGGACGTGACCTTCGCTGGGGCGGGTGAGGGCGGTCATGGCTTCCTCCTTCGAACGGCACCGTAGGTGGACGGGGTTACCTCACCGTTACGGCGAGGCGCCCGCGTGGCCTGGCTGCCGGGCCGGGGTCACTCCGGCGGTAACCCCCCGGTAACCGGGGCCGCTTAGGCTCTTTCCGGGCGTCCGCTCCGGGTGCGGGCGGGGCTCGGGAGGTGGAAGATGCGCAGGAACATGGGAACGCTCGACCGGGCCCTGCGGGGGCTGACCGGCGTCATGCTGCTGGCCTGGGGGTTCACCGCCGGGCTCGGCGCGTGGGAGGTCCCGGTCCTCGTGATCGGTGGGGTCCTGGGGCTGACCGCGCCGACCGGGTTCTGCCCGCTGTACCTGCCCTTCCACATCGACACGAGGGGCCGGGGATAGGCCCGGAGCGAGGGCGCGGCGGTCGTTCGCGGGCCTGCCCGGGCGGGAGCATCCCGCCCGTCACCCACAGAAAGGAAGGGGGACTATGCGTTCGCTGGCCGTCGCCGTGCGGAGCCGAAGTGCCGCCCTCTGTGCCGCGCTCCTTCTCGCCGCCTGCGGGGGTCCCGCCCCCGGGAAGCCCGCCGCCCGCGTGGCCCCGGGAGAGTCCCACCCCGGCACGACCTTCCTCACCCCGCTGGCGGTCCCGCGCTGGCAAAGCCCCCTCGTCCTCCCCGCCGACCTCGACCTTCCGCCCTCGGGCACGGTCATCACGATGGGACCGGCCCTCCACGACTTCGGGCTGCCGGGCGGGCGGCTCACGCCCGTGTGGGGGTACGGCGCCCACGGGGCCCCGGCGGACTACCTCGGCCCGACCCTGCGCGCGCAGGCGGGCACGCCCGTGGAGATCACCTTCCGCAACGCCCTGCCGGGCGCCCACCCCTTCGCGCAGACCCCGGCGGGCAACCTGGGGCCGTACCCGGTGGGCAGCGCGGTGCCGCACCTGCACGGCGGGCACACCGAGGCCGAGTCCGACGGCACGCCGGACCAGACCTTCGCCTCCGGAACCTCGCGGGTCTTCCGCTACGCGAACGATCAGCCGGGCACGACCCTGTGGTACCACGACCACGCGCACGGCCTCACCCGCACGAACGTCTACGCGGGGCTCGCCGGGTTCTCCCTGCTGCGCCGACCCCCGCGAGGCCGCCCTGAACCTTCCCTGGAAGGGGCACTACGAGGTGCCGCTGGTCCTCCAGGACCGGGCCTTCAACGCCGACGGCACCCTGGCGTACCCGGCCACCTGGGCGCCGGAGTTTTTCGGGGACGTGGCGGTGGTGAACGGGCGGGCCTTCCCGACCCTCGACGTGGAGCCGCGCTCCTACCGCCTGCGGCTGCTCAACGGCTCGAACGCCCGCTTCTACCGGCTCGATCTGGGCCGGGGGGGCCGCCGCCTGCCCCTGCACCAGATCGGCTCGGATGGCGGCCTGCTGCCCCAGACCGCCACCGCGACCACCCTGCTGCTCGCGCCGGGCGAGCGCGCGGACGTGATCGTGGACTTCTCGGGCTCGGCCGGGCAGACCCTGGAGTTGGGAAACAGCGCCGAGACGCCCTTCGCCGGGGGAGTCAGCCGGAGCGGCGGCCAGCCCCCGCTTCCGGGGCTGATGCGCTTCCGGGTGGTGAAGCCCCTCGCCGCCCCGGACCCCCTCGTCCTGCCCACGGCGCCCGGCACGCCGCCGGACCTGCGGGCGCAGGACGTGCGGCGGGCGCGTTACCTCACCCTCAACGAGGTGCTCGACCCAGCGACCGGGGCGCCGCTGCGGACCCTGCTGGGCACGCTGGACCCGGCGACCGGGCGCTCGCGGCCCCACGCCCTCATGGACCCCGCGACTGAGACGCCCACCCGGGGCGACGTGGAGGAATGGGTGCTCGTGAACAACACGGTGGACGCCCACCCGATCCACCTTCACCTCGTGCAGTTCATGGTGCTGGGCCGCGCGACGGTGCCGTGCGTGCCGGGCACGGAGAACGCGGCAGTCGGGTATCCCGGCGACGTGGTGACGGCGGGCGGCGCCCCGCAGTTCGGCCCCCTTACCCCTCCGCCCCCGAATGAGCGGGGCTGGAAAGACACCGTGGTCGTGTACCCCGGCGAGATGACCCGCATCCGCATGCGGTTCGACCGGGCGGGCACCTACGTCTGGCACTGCCACATCCTCGAACACGAGGAGAACGACATGATGCGCCCGCTGGTGGTCGCCGCCCGCTGACCAGCAGCACGCCCCCCGGGCCGTGAACGCCTTCGGGCACGTCCTGGGACGGGCGGTGGGGCCGCGCTACGGCCTCGCGTTGGCGGGGTGCGCCTCCGGCTTCGTCTCCAGCCTCGCCACCGTTGCCGCGTTGGGGAGCCGGGCCAGGGCGGATGAGCGGAGCGTGCGCGGCGCGGTGGCGGGGGCGACGGCCTCCAGCGTCGCCACCATCGTCCAGGCGGCGGTGCTGATCGGCACGATCTCGCCCGCCCTGCTGGCCGGGCTGGTCTGGCCGCTCTCGCTGGGCGGGCTCGCCACCCTGGCCTACGCGGCGGTCCAGGCGTGGCGGGCTGACCACACCCCCACGGGGGCGGGCGTGGTCACCGGGCGGGCCTTTGACGTGCGCGCGGCGCTGGGCTTCGCGGCGCTGGTGTCGCTGGTGGCCTTCCTCGCCGAGCTGGTGGGGCGCGCCCTCGGCCCGGCTCGCGGGGCTGTGCCTGCTCATCGTCGGCTCCCCAACCCAGTTTCGGCCCACCCCCGCCCTCACCCGCTTCCTGCAAGCCCTCCCAGCGAACGGGCTCGCGGGTGTGGGGGTAGCCCACCTTCAGGCACCCGCATCCCGGTGACCGAGGCCGGGTCTGCCCTGCTGAGCTTATTTTCGCGGCTCAGCGGGCCGAGGGCCTACGCCGCCACGCCCAGCGCGCGCGGCCTGGCGAAGGGGGTGGGCGGCGGGTCGCTCCTCCGGAAGGTTTCCTCGTGCAGGGAACGGAAGGACCGCTGGGAGACGGCGAACTCGAACGCGCCGCGCGCTGGGCAGTGGAGATGAGGTTGGAATGGCGCCAGTAATCACGCGGAAACAAACGCTAAGCCTCCAATCAATCCTTCAGCATGAGCGCCCGCGTTCGGAAGGCCTCTCCTCCCTTGAAGTGTTCTCATGGGGTCTGACCGACGAGCAGGCTATCTCCGGGGAGCAGTCCCCACTGAAAAGCTCGGGGAGCGGAACGTCCACGCCGAACAGGTGGCTAAGCCGAAGGCCTGCCACTACATTCTCATGCATAGCTCCTTGGACCGGAAGGCACTGAACAGGTTGGCCCGCCTGACTGGGCCAACCACGCGGCTCCCCGGGGTCGTATTTCTTGCAGCGCCGAAGACAAGCGAAGGCGGTGGGACCTAACTGGACACACTTCTGCCTCCCCCTCTCGGCAATCCCTCAAACGGTTGTCTTGAAACAGGAAGGTTGTTGTTTCAGAAATTTTCTGTAACAGTCTCAGCACACCCAGTTCTGCAATCGCCGGGGGCCACCCCGTCGCCCCCATCTGGAGTCCTCATGACGGTCACGCTCGACGATATTGCTAAACGTGCGCAGGTTTCCAAAGCCACCGTGTCCCGGGTACTCAACAATCACCCCAACGTGACAGACACGGTGCGCCAGGCCGTGCGCAGCGTGGCCGACGACCTGGGGTACTTCCGGACGGCGCGCCGATTGCGCGGCGCAGCACTCCAGACGGTTCTGGTGGTGGGCGGAGGCACCGAGCCGCAGCGCCACGCCGACGCGGCCCAGCTCAGCCGAGACTTCAGCCGGAACGTCGCGGACGGCGCGCAGCGCGTGCTGGCCGATTATCAGGTGGACGCCCGCATGCAGTTCATCCCGGCGGGTCTCCAGGGCGTGCTGGAGCAGGCGGCGTGTTCCGATGTCTTGGGCGTGCTGCTGCTGGGGGGCAACCTCGTGAACTTCGAGACCGCCCGCGCCCTGGGTCGGCTGGGCGTCCACTGCGTCATCGTTGGTGCAGGACCCACCAGCGAGGAGGTCAACACCGTCTCGGTGGACTACCAGGGCGGCATCGAACGGGCCGTCGGGCATCTCGTGGGGGCGGGTCGGCGACGTCTCGCCCTCGTCAACGGCCCGGAGCTGACCAGCACCAGTAAGGCCAAGTTCAGGGGACTGCGTCTAGGCCTGGCCCTGCACGACCTGGAGTTTCGCCCGGAGCGGGCGGTGAGTGGCGACTTCACCAGCGGCGAGGGCCACGCGCGCACGCTGGACCTGCTGGACGCCGCCCCGGATGTGGACGCCATCCTCTACGCCGACGATTACATGGCGATGGGCGGGCTGCGCGCCCTCGCCGAGCGGGGCCGGACCGTGCCCGACGACGTCGCGGTGGTCGGTTTCCACGACTACGAGATCGCCCACTTCACCAGCCCACCGCTCACGACGGTGCGGATGGACATGCACGGGTTGGGATCGGTGGCGGCCGAACGCCTCGTGACGCTGCTCGACCGCCCGCGTTCCGGCGGGTGGCACATCGTGCAGCCCCTCCGCCTGGTTGAGCGCGCCTCGACCACATCGACGGGAGGGGACCGTTCATGACCTGACGATCCCGCCGCCCCTCCACCGACTCCTGCGCGGTCCTCGTCCGCGTCAGGCCGCCTTGCTCTGCCGCCCCTTTCAGGAGAATGCCATGTCCAGTCCCCGTTCCCGTTTCGCCCGGCTCGCCATGCTGCTCACCACCGCCCTGCTCGGCCAGGCGGCTGCCAAGACCACCCTGAACTTCTGGTGGTCGCAGGAGTCCGCTGAGGACAAGGCCTTTCTCGACGCGCGCATCGCCGAGTTCGAAAAGGCCAACCCCGACATCGACGTGCGGCTCCAGGTGTTGCCCGCCGACCAGTACCTGAATGCGGTGAACCTCGCGTTCCGTGGGGGCAATCCCCCAGACGTGTTTCGCGCCGGTGGGTTTTCCGCGCCCCGCTTGGAAGACTACGCCGCGCTGGGCTGGCTGCTGCCGCTTAACAACCTGCGGAGCAACAGTCTGATCACGCGTTACCCCAGCAACACCATCGCAGAAGGCACCGTGATTTTTGGCGGCAAGATGTACTCGGTTCCGTACTTCCGCACTGGCGTCAACAACATGGCCTTCTTGTACTACAACAAGAAGATCTTCGCGGAAGCAGGCTTGAGTGCGCCGCCCAGAACATGGAACGAAGTGCGTGCCTACGCCCGCAAGATCACCGAAACGGGCAAGGGGCGCTATTTCGGCTGGGCGATGCAGCCCAAGAGTCCGCCCTCGACCTACGGCGGCTACCTGTCCACCGTCGCCCGCAGGGGCTTTGTGGGGGAACCGCACCCGGCCCTCGACTACACCACCGGGCGCTACAACGCCGAGCATCCCGGGCAGGTCGCGGCGGTCGAGTTCCTCCGCAAGCTCAACCTGGAGGACAAGGCGGTGATCCCCGGCTGGGAGAGCCTCGACTTCAACACCCTGCAAGACACCTTCGCGCAGGGCCGGGTGGGCATGATGCTGGGCTTCGCGGCCTACGCGGGCACCTTTTCCACCCGCTACAACATGAAAGAAAGTGACTTCGGCATCGCGCCGATGCCCACCGAGACGGGCAAGTACCTCACCAGGCTCCCCAAGGGGCCGCCGGTCGGCTGGTTTGCCATCTCCGCGCGGACCAAGGCGCCGAAGGAGGCCTACAAGCTCTTCGACTTCCTCAACAGCGAGCCCTTCTCCCTCGCCAACGCGCAGGAGCGCGGTCACGCCCCGCCTCTGCGGCTGCCCACCGCCACGCTGGCGCGGCTCAACTTCACCATCCCTGCCCAGATCGCGGTGACGAACACCGAGGGCGTGCTGCGCCCCGACCCCCGGCTGCGCAGCCCCGACTGGGTCAAGGTCCTCGCCAACTTCAAGCCCCCCCAGCCCCAGCTCTACGAGATCCACGCGCAGTACATCAACGGGCAGATCAGCAACTACCTCGACGCGGCGAAGAAGTACGACGCGGCCTGGAACGCCGAACTCGACCGCGCCATCGCCGCCGCGCAAAAGGACGGGGCCAAGGTGTGCCGGGAACTCTTGATCTTCCCGAACTACACGGCCACCCGGGACTTTGGCAGCCGCGACTACGCCGCGCTGCCGAAGTGCAAGTGAGCCCGTGAGACTGTGACCGCCTCCTCCCCACAGCCTCGCCGCGCCCGCCGCCCCCGCCCCGGTCTGCTCGACCCGGGCGGGGACGGGTGGTGCTACCTGTTCGTCTCACCCATGCTGCTGCTCTTTTTCGGCTTCAAGCTGTGGCCGATCCTGGCAACCTGGTACTTCGCCCTCTTCGACTGGGACGGGATCGGCTGGCCGCAGAAGTTCGTGGGCCTGGGTAACTTCGCGCAGGTCGCCGCGCAGCCGCTGTTCTGGAACGCCTTCAAGAACACCTGGATCTACACCGCCGGGCTGCTGCTGATCCAGCTCCCGCTCGCGCTGCTCGTCGCCATCGCGCTGAACGACCCCAAGCTGCGCGGGCGCACCGCGTACCGCACCCTCTTTTTCCTGCCGGTGGTCACGACCACCGCCGTGATCGGCGTGGTGCTGGTGATCCTGCTCTCGCCCGCCGGGGGACCGCTCAACGCCTTTCTGGTTGGGCAGGGCCTGGTCGAGCGGCCTATCGGCTTCCTGAGTTCCGTGGGGCTGGTGCTCCCCACGTTGATCGCGGTCGGCGTCTGGAAGGGCTTCGGCAC
This window contains:
- a CDS encoding PAS domain S-box protein, producing the protein MAGAGTHEPDSLFRQLLDGLPDPVLALDPGGRAVYVNPPAARLLGYGRSVLPERPVWEAFPAVLGPGFETLIRRALRERADLLDEEYAPGPGAWLEVRVSPSPSGLLVICRDVTSRRQAEAHAADLGALTLALSEAVEEAEVARALARHVPAALGADLAVLALLTAKNTEFRLLRSPEGPDEGPQEDTWPLEAGSPLADLIREGAVLPGQDVEWSPVAEFVRTLAPGRPVPGGLTALPLSAGGHALGALFLGFPAGRALPAEKRSLLLSVAGQCALALERARLLGAERRARQRLEALAAAGLVLASSLDERTTLGNVARVVVEHLADWVMVDLLDEQGRLRRVAAAHHDPEKDPLAQRLLRWQPQPEVPNPVTEVLRTGQPRLIDHVPDELVVRGKYDDEHLELVRSLTPRALMVVPLTVQTRVIGALTLVRAWPGAHYGEEDLTFAAELARRAAVAVDQAQTHARLARREGQLRRIAEANIIGILRVVEGEIVEANDAFLDMLGYTREDLRAGRLRWRDLTPPELHPPSEQAEEDVRRTGVVRPFEKEYLARDGRRVPVLVGAARLDEEEGPGHMTFVLDLSELASLKRAQAEREALLEQQAAERARYEAVLQQQPVGALVVDAGSGRVQFANRRFEELLGVEVQPGVAAQAVLRHLLDSEGRPLDGHSLLDEALRRGRATVDQDLRVVREGGQRPVWASAAPVRNRLGVILYAVLTLDETEERWERLLPALAGQQAPEEASQGPVTPEIFVRVVGRQLASLGHAPLEGRLVALLLLSAGGLTLTGAAERLHATKGALSRVMNELLARGDVVVTREPSSREYHLELSNGTYLRDLLEKRALSLSIASLGYALLRDQPDLDAVVARRVREMADIRTRNALHLSRLLEARRSAQRQARQTHLEGNWDAVPPRDER
- a CDS encoding DUF4010 domain-containing protein, which gives rise to MNAFGHVLGRAVGPRYGLALAGCASGFVSSLATVAALGSRARADERSVRGAVAGATASSVATIVQAAVLIGTISPALLAGLVWPLSLGGLATLAYAAVQAWRADHTPTGAGVVTGRAFDVRAALGFAALVSLVAFLAELVGRALGPARGAVPAHRRLPNPVSAHPRPHPLPASPPSERARGCGGSPPSGTRIPVTEAGSALLSLFSRLSGPRAYAATPSARGLAKGVGGGSLLRKVSSCRERKDRWETANSNAPRAGQWR
- a CDS encoding AfsR/SARP family transcriptional regulator, with protein sequence MTHLQLFTLGQTSATLDGQPVHWGSSSAERLLHDLLSHPEGRRRDEILEDLWQTDLNEQSASRFRVTVHRLRRALESPDAVSEQHGRYVLSDEVLQASDVYRLYAALREGEQADDEKTCLHAYERVLDIYRGDFLEGCEDDWAVRAREEHRGVYVRACLELSALHCEHHECAASVETLSGALRADPYLGENHHQRLMGCLSTASDKYAAVEHYRRFVRFLRDELQDTPLPETTELAGRIKLGEHVCPRLEGHPPGQTSSCPFARQGRCPDRFIALEVQPPALTAPTAQAFPAPAR
- a CDS encoding CPBP family intramembrane glutamic endopeptidase; the protein is MDRPLSIPSSRRPGRALATFFTLTFLISWGAWVPVNLAARGVIAAAPPAALANLVAVFGPLLAAVLTARVMNGGAGPLFSGLWRWRLSARWYAFVLLYPPALSLVTSGVSVLLGQGWPDWAHPPILQALPDVAAPLWPWPLLPLLFVQQTFLGSSMGEEVGWRAFALPRMQARWGALPASLLLGAVWGVWHWPYHSTPGHPLEHTPFGWTVLGTVAASVLFTWVWNGTRGSLLLALLFHSSVALTSSFVASGTGSGRSAALAWVAPLAVIAATRGSLGRRARIPSGAEESQRAGAGKA
- a CDS encoding multicopper oxidase family protein; amino-acid sequence: MPLVLQDRAFNADGTLAYPATWAPEFFGDVAVVNGRAFPTLDVEPRSYRLRLLNGSNARFYRLDLGRGGRRLPLHQIGSDGGLLPQTATATTLLLAPGERADVIVDFSGSAGQTLELGNSAETPFAGGVSRSGGQPPLPGLMRFRVVKPLAAPDPLVLPTAPGTPPDLRAQDVRRARYLTLNEVLDPATGAPLRTLLGTLDPATGRSRPHALMDPATETPTRGDVEEWVLVNNTVDAHPIHLHLVQFMVLGRATVPCVPGTENAAVGYPGDVVTAGGAPQFGPLTPPPPNERGWKDTVVVYPGEMTRIRMRFDRAGTYVWHCHILEHEENDMMRPLVVAAR
- a CDS encoding YgaP family membrane protein, translated to MRRNMGTLDRALRGLTGVMLLAWGFTAGLGAWEVPVLVIGGVLGLTAPTGFCPLYLPFHIDTRGRG